From Pseudomonas sp. stari2, a single genomic window includes:
- a CDS encoding replication-associated recombination protein A: protein MDLFRSAPIAQPLAARLRATNLDEYVGQEHVLARGKPLREALEQGALHSMIFWGPPGVGKTTLARLLAEVSDAHFETVSAVLAGVKEIRQAVEIAKQQAGQYGKRTILFVDEVHRFNKSQQDAFLPYVEDGTLIFIGATTENPSFELNNALLSRARVYVLKSLDEAALRKLVHRALTEERGLGKRHLTLSDEGFQMLLSAADGDGRRLLNLLENASDLAEDNSEMGTELLQSLLGDTRRRFDKGGEAFYDQISALHKSVRGSNPDGALYWFARMIDGGCDPLYLARRVVRMASEDIGNADPRALSLCLAAWEVQERLGSPEGELAVAQAITYLACAPKSNAVYMGFKTALRAAAEHGSLEVPLHLRNAPTKLMKQLGYGDEYRYAHDEPDAYAAGEDYFPEELDPIPFYQPVPRGLELKIGEKLNHLAQLDRLSPRQRRK from the coding sequence ATGGATCTGTTTCGCAGTGCACCGATTGCCCAGCCACTGGCCGCCCGTTTGCGGGCGACCAATCTGGATGAGTACGTCGGTCAGGAACACGTGCTCGCTCGCGGCAAACCACTGCGCGAAGCGCTGGAGCAGGGCGCTCTGCATTCGATGATCTTCTGGGGCCCGCCGGGCGTGGGCAAGACTACCCTGGCGCGGCTGCTGGCGGAAGTTTCGGATGCGCACTTCGAAACGGTGTCGGCCGTGTTGGCCGGCGTAAAGGAGATCCGTCAGGCGGTGGAGATTGCCAAGCAGCAGGCCGGCCAGTACGGCAAGCGCACGATCCTGTTCGTCGATGAAGTGCACCGCTTCAACAAGTCCCAGCAGGATGCGTTTCTGCCGTACGTTGAAGACGGCACGCTGATCTTCATCGGCGCCACCACCGAAAACCCTTCGTTCGAATTGAACAACGCATTGCTGTCGCGGGCGCGGGTCTATGTACTCAAGAGCCTCGACGAAGCGGCGTTGCGTAAGTTGGTGCACCGTGCTCTCACCGAAGAGCGTGGTTTGGGCAAGCGTCATCTGACCCTCAGCGATGAAGGCTTCCAGATGCTGTTGTCCGCCGCCGATGGCGATGGCCGGCGCCTGCTCAACCTGCTTGAAAACGCCTCGGACCTGGCCGAAGACAACAGTGAGATGGGCACCGAGCTGCTGCAGAGCCTGCTCGGCGACACTCGCCGGCGGTTCGACAAGGGCGGCGAAGCGTTCTACGACCAGATTTCCGCGCTGCACAAGTCGGTGCGTGGCTCGAATCCTGATGGCGCGCTGTACTGGTTCGCGCGGATGATCGATGGCGGCTGCGATCCGCTGTACCTGGCCCGCCGCGTGGTGCGCATGGCCAGCGAAGACATCGGCAACGCCGATCCTCGCGCCCTGAGTTTGTGCCTGGCCGCGTGGGAAGTGCAGGAGCGTCTCGGCAGCCCGGAAGGTGAGTTGGCAGTGGCTCAGGCCATTACCTATCTGGCCTGTGCGCCGAAAAGCAACGCGGTGTACATGGGCTTCAAGACCGCGCTGCGCGCCGCCGCCGAACATGGCTCCCTGGAAGTGCCGCTGCACCTGCGCAACGCGCCGACCAAACTGATGAAACAATTGGGCTACGGCGACGAATATCGTTATGCCCACGACGAACCGGACGCCTATGCGGCCGGCGAAGACTATTTCCCGGAAGAACTCGACCCGATTCCGTTCTACCAACCGGTGCCCCGTGGTCTGGAACTGAAGATCGGCGAGAAGCTCAACCACCTCGCCCAACTCGATCGTTTAAGCCCCCGGCAGCGGAGAAAATAG
- the lolA gene encoding outer membrane lipoprotein chaperone LolA codes for MRLIRMLLPVLALTTLTAHADDKDVARLTQLLETSKTLTANFSQLTLDGSGTQLQETTGDMTLQRPGLFYWHTNAPAEQTMVSDGKKVTLWDPDLEQATIKKLDERLTQTPALLLSGDVSKISQSFDISAKEAGGVIDFTLKPKTKDTLFDSLRLSFRNGLVNDMQLIDSVGQRTNILFTGVKANEAVPASKFKFDIPKGADVIQE; via the coding sequence ATGCGTCTTATCCGCATGTTGCTGCCGGTACTGGCTCTGACCACCCTCACGGCTCACGCCGATGACAAGGATGTGGCTCGCCTGACCCAATTGCTCGAAACATCCAAGACCCTGACGGCCAATTTCTCCCAACTGACCCTCGACGGCAGCGGCACCCAGTTGCAGGAAACCACCGGCGACATGACCCTGCAGCGTCCAGGCCTGTTCTACTGGCATACCAATGCGCCGGCCGAGCAGACCATGGTCTCCGACGGCAAGAAGGTCACCCTGTGGGACCCGGACCTGGAGCAGGCCACCATCAAGAAACTGGACGAGCGTCTAACCCAGACCCCGGCCCTGTTGCTGTCCGGTGATGTGTCTAAGATCAGCCAGAGCTTCGACATCAGCGCCAAGGAAGCTGGCGGCGTGATTGACTTCACGCTGAAGCCGAAAACCAAGGACACCCTGTTCGACAGCCTGCGCCTGTCGTTCCGCAACGGTCTGGTCAATGACATGCAACTGATCGACAGTGTCGGCCAGCGCACCAACATCTTGTTCACCGGGGTGAAGGCCAACGAAGCGGTCCCGGCCTCGAAGTTCAAGTTCGACATCCCGAAGGGTGCCGATGTGATCCAGGAATAA
- a CDS encoding DNA translocase FtsK: protein MKKSTEAPKTVVPLWRQQLHYRLKEGALIAIGALCLFLMMALLTYGKDDPGWSHNSKIDDVQNFGGPAGSYSADILFMVLGYFAYIFPLLLAIKAYQIFRQRHEPWQWSGWLFSWRLIGLVFLVLSGAALAHIHFHAATALPAGAGGALGESLGDLARNALNIQGSTLLFIALFLFGLTVFTDLSWFKVMDVTGKITLDLFELFQGAINRWWSARTERKQLVAQLREVDDRVHDVVAPTVTDKREQAKVKERLIEREQALSKHMSEREKQVPPVIAPAPVKAPEPSKRVQKEKQVPLFVDSAVEGTLPPISILDPAEKKQLNYSPESLAAVGHLLEIKLKEFGVEVTVDSIHPGPVITRYEIQPAAGVKVSRIANLAKDLARSLAVTSVRVVEVIPGKTTVGIEIPNEDRQIVRFSEVLSTPEYDNFKSPVTLALGHDIGGKPVITDLAKMPHLLVAGTTGSGKSVGVNAMILSILFKSGPDDAKLIMIDPKMLELSIYEGIPHLLCPVVTDMKDAANALRWSVAEMERRYKLMAKMGVRNLSGFNAKVKEAQDAGEPLSDPLYKRESIHDEAPLLQKLPTIVVVVDEFADMMMIVGKKVEELIARIAQKARAAGIHLILATQRPSVDVITGLIKANIPTRMAFQVSSKIDSRTIIDQGGAEQLLGHGDMLYMPPGTSLPIRVHGAFVSDDEVHRVVEAWKLRGAPEYNDDILNGVEEAGSGFEGSSGGGDGDDPEADALYDEAVQFVLESRRASISAVQRKLKIGYNRAARMIEAMEMAGVVTSMNTNGSREVLAPGPVRD, encoded by the coding sequence TTGAAGAAATCCACGGAAGCACCAAAAACAGTCGTTCCGCTTTGGCGCCAGCAATTGCACTACCGGCTCAAGGAAGGTGCATTGATCGCCATCGGCGCTCTGTGCCTGTTCCTCATGATGGCCTTGCTGACCTACGGCAAGGATGATCCGGGCTGGAGCCACAACAGCAAGATCGACGACGTGCAGAATTTCGGCGGCCCGGCGGGCTCCTACAGCGCCGACATCCTGTTCATGGTGCTGGGTTACTTCGCGTACATCTTCCCGTTGTTGCTGGCGATCAAGGCATATCAGATCTTCCGTCAGCGCCACGAACCATGGCAGTGGAGTGGCTGGCTGTTTTCCTGGCGCCTGATCGGCCTGGTGTTTCTGGTGCTGTCCGGCGCGGCGCTGGCACACATTCATTTCCATGCCGCCACTGCGTTACCGGCCGGTGCAGGCGGGGCGCTGGGTGAAAGCCTCGGTGACCTGGCCCGCAACGCCCTGAACATTCAGGGCAGCACATTGCTGTTCATTGCGCTGTTCCTGTTCGGCCTTACCGTGTTCACCGACCTGTCGTGGTTCAAGGTGATGGATGTCACCGGCAAAATCACCCTCGACCTGTTCGAACTGTTCCAGGGCGCGATCAATCGCTGGTGGTCGGCGCGTACCGAGCGCAAGCAACTGGTGGCGCAACTGCGTGAAGTCGATGACCGGGTGCACGACGTGGTCGCTCCGACCGTCACCGACAAACGCGAGCAGGCCAAGGTCAAGGAACGTCTGATCGAGCGCGAGCAGGCCCTGAGCAAACACATGTCCGAGCGCGAGAAGCAGGTTCCGCCGGTCATCGCCCCGGCCCCGGTCAAGGCGCCGGAGCCGAGCAAGCGCGTGCAGAAAGAGAAGCAGGTGCCGTTGTTCGTCGACAGCGCCGTGGAAGGCACCTTGCCGCCTATCTCGATCCTCGATCCTGCGGAAAAGAAACAGCTCAACTACTCGCCCGAATCCCTGGCGGCGGTTGGCCACTTGCTGGAGATCAAGCTCAAGGAGTTCGGCGTCGAAGTCACCGTGGACTCGATCCATCCGGGCCCGGTCATTACCCGTTACGAAATCCAGCCGGCTGCCGGTGTGAAGGTCAGCCGTATCGCCAACCTGGCGAAAGACCTTGCACGTTCGCTGGCCGTGACCAGCGTGCGGGTGGTGGAAGTGATTCCGGGCAAAACCACAGTCGGTATCGAAATCCCTAACGAAGACCGCCAGATCGTGCGCTTCTCCGAAGTGCTGTCGACGCCCGAGTACGACAACTTCAAATCGCCGGTCACCCTGGCCCTGGGCCACGACATCGGCGGCAAACCGGTCATCACCGACCTGGCGAAGATGCCGCACCTGCTGGTGGCCGGTACCACCGGTTCCGGTAAGTCGGTGGGTGTGAACGCGATGATCCTGTCGATCCTGTTCAAGTCCGGCCCGGACGACGCCAAGCTGATCATGATCGACCCGAAAATGTTGGAACTGTCGATCTACGAAGGCATTCCGCACCTGCTGTGCCCGGTCGTGACCGACATGAAGGATGCCGCCAACGCCCTGCGCTGGAGCGTTGCCGAGATGGAGCGTCGCTACAAGCTGATGGCGAAGATGGGCGTGCGAAACCTGTCCGGCTTCAATGCCAAGGTCAAGGAAGCCCAGGACGCCGGTGAGCCGTTGAGCGATCCGCTGTACAAGCGCGAAAGCATCCACGACGAAGCGCCGCTGTTGCAGAAGCTGCCGACCATCGTCGTGGTCGTGGACGAATTCGCCGACATGATGATGATCGTCGGCAAGAAGGTTGAAGAACTGATCGCCCGTATCGCCCAGAAGGCGCGTGCGGCCGGTATCCACCTGATCCTCGCGACCCAGCGTCCGTCGGTGGACGTGATCACCGGTCTGATCAAGGCCAACATCCCGACACGCATGGCGTTCCAGGTTTCGAGCAAGATCGACTCCCGGACCATCATCGACCAGGGCGGTGCCGAGCAACTGCTCGGCCACGGTGACATGCTCTACATGCCGCCGGGCACCAGCCTGCCGATCCGGGTTCACGGCGCCTTCGTATCCGACGATGAAGTGCATCGGGTGGTGGAAGCCTGGAAACTGCGCGGCGCGCCGGAATACAACGACGACATCCTCAACGGCGTCGAAGAGGCGGGCAGTGGTTTCGAAGGCAGCAGCGGCGGTGGTGACGGTGATGATCCGGAAGCCGACGCGCTGTACGACGAAGCCGTGCAGTTCGTGCTGGAAAGCCGTCGTGCCTCCATTTCCGCCGTACAGCGCAAGCTGAAGATCGGCTACAACCGTGCCGCGCGCATGATCGAAGCCATGGAAATGGCCGGCGTCGTGACGTCCATGAACACCAACGGTTCCCGCGAAGTCCTGGCCCCTGGCCCGGTGCGCGACTGA
- the aat gene encoding leucyl/phenylalanyl-tRNA--protein transferase — protein sequence MLTWLQRNSLTFPPLEKAMRDPNGLLAAGGDLSADRLIQAYRHGCFPWFSEGQPILWWSPDPRTVLFPDELHVSRSLGKLMRKQRYRVTFDQDFNAVIRACAAPREYADGTWITGAMQDAYIELHRRGFAHSVEVWDEGELVGGLYGLAMGQLFFGESMFSRADNASKYGFATLVQHLKEAGFVLIDCQMPTDHLHSLGARAISRPAFAEYLARHLDQPNLATWVC from the coding sequence ATGCTGACTTGGTTACAACGCAACTCACTGACTTTCCCGCCACTGGAAAAGGCCATGCGCGACCCCAACGGATTGCTGGCGGCCGGTGGCGACCTGTCCGCCGATCGCTTGATCCAGGCCTATCGCCACGGCTGCTTTCCGTGGTTTTCCGAAGGTCAGCCGATTCTTTGGTGGTCTCCGGATCCGCGCACGGTCCTTTTTCCCGACGAACTGCACGTCTCGCGCAGCCTCGGCAAATTGATGCGCAAACAGCGCTATCGAGTGACCTTCGATCAGGATTTCAACGCCGTGATTCGAGCCTGCGCTGCCCCAAGGGAATACGCCGACGGTACCTGGATCACAGGGGCGATGCAGGACGCTTACATAGAATTGCATCGACGAGGCTTTGCCCACTCGGTGGAAGTCTGGGATGAGGGCGAACTGGTCGGCGGCCTTTACGGCTTGGCGATGGGGCAACTGTTCTTCGGCGAGTCGATGTTCAGCCGCGCGGACAATGCCTCCAAGTATGGTTTTGCGACGCTGGTGCAACATCTGAAAGAAGCGGGTTTCGTGCTGATCGACTGCCAGATGCCGACCGATCACTTGCACAGCCTCGGCGCGCGGGCCATTTCCCGCCCCGCCTTTGCCGAGTACCTGGCCCGACACCTCGACCAACCCAACCTTGCCACCTGGGTTTGCTGA
- a CDS encoding arginyltransferase, protein MTELARLKFYATQPHSCSYLPEEQATTLFLDPSQPMDVHVYADLSEMGFRRSGDHLYRPHCQNCNACVPARIPVAQFNPNRQQKRIFKRNADLQVRPVKPGFSEEYFDLYQRYIEQRHADGDMYPPSRDQFSTFLVRDLPFSRFYEFRLDGRLLAVAVTDLLPNGLSAVYTFYEPEEERRSLGRYAILWQITEARRLGLEAVYLGYWIKNCKKMNYKTQYRPIELLINQRWVILN, encoded by the coding sequence ATGACCGAGTTGGCGCGGTTGAAGTTTTATGCCACTCAGCCTCACTCTTGCAGTTATCTGCCCGAGGAACAGGCCACGACCCTGTTTCTCGACCCGAGCCAGCCCATGGATGTGCATGTCTACGCAGACCTGTCGGAAATGGGCTTTCGTCGCAGCGGCGATCACCTGTACCGCCCGCATTGCCAGAACTGCAATGCCTGCGTGCCTGCGCGCATTCCGGTGGCGCAGTTCAACCCCAATCGGCAGCAAAAACGCATTTTCAAACGCAATGCCGACTTGCAGGTGCGCCCGGTCAAGCCTGGTTTCAGCGAAGAATATTTCGATCTTTATCAGCGCTACATCGAACAACGCCATGCCGACGGCGACATGTACCCGCCGAGCCGCGATCAATTCTCGACTTTTCTGGTTCGCGACCTGCCCTTCTCACGCTTCTACGAATTCCGGCTCGACGGACGGTTGCTGGCCGTCGCCGTCACCGACCTGCTGCCCAATGGCCTGTCGGCGGTCTACACCTTTTACGAACCGGAGGAAGAACGTCGTAGCCTGGGGCGCTATGCCATCCTTTGGCAAATCACCGAAGCCAGGCGACTGGGGCTCGAAGCGGTGTACCTGGGCTACTGGATCAAAAACTGCAAAAAGATGAACTACAAGACCCAATATCGACCGATCGAACTGCTGATTAATCAGCGCTGGGTCATCCTGAACTGA
- the infA gene encoding translation initiation factor IF-1 yields MSKEDSFEMEGTVVDTLPNTMFRVELENGHVVTAHISGKMRKNYIRILTGDKVRVELTPYDLSKGRITYRAR; encoded by the coding sequence ATGTCGAAAGAAGACAGCTTCGAAATGGAAGGCACTGTCGTCGACACCCTGCCAAACACCATGTTTCGCGTGGAATTGGAAAATGGGCACGTCGTAACCGCGCATATCTCCGGCAAGATGCGCAAGAACTACATTCGTATTCTTACCGGTGACAAAGTGCGCGTCGAGCTGACGCCCTATGACTTGAGCAAAGGGCGTATTACTTACCGCGCTCGCTAA
- the clpA gene encoding ATP-dependent Clp protease ATP-binding subunit ClpA codes for MLNRELEVTLNLAFKEARSKRHEFMTVEHLLLALLDNEAAATVLRACGANLDKLKHDLQEFIDSTTPLIPVHDEDRETQPTLGFQRVLQRAVFHVQSSGKREVTGANVLVAIFSEQESQAVFLLKQQSVARIDVVNYIAHGISKVPGHGDHSEGEQDMQDDEGGESSSSGNPLDAYASNLNELARQGRIDPLVGRETEVERVAQILARRRKNNPLLVGEAGVGKTAIAEGLAKRIVDNQVPDLLANSVVYSLDLGALLAGTKYRGDFEKRFKALLNELKKRPQAILFIDEIHTIIGAGAASGGVMDASNLLKPLLSSGDIRCIGSTTFQEFRGIFEKDRALARRFQKVDVVEPSVEDTIGILRGLKGRFEQHHNIEYSDESLRAAAELASRYINDRHMPDKAIDVIDEAGAYQRLQPVEKRVKRIEVPQVEDIVAKIARIPPKHVTSSDKELLRNLERDLKLTVFGQDAAIDSLSTAIKLSRAGLKSPDKPVGSFLFAGPTGVGKTEAARQLAKALGIELVRFDMSEYMERHTVSRLIGAPPGYVGFDQGGLLTEAITKQPHCVLLLDEIEKAHPEVFNLLLQVMDHGTLTDNNGRKADFRNVIVIMTTNAGAETAARASIGFTHQDHSSDAMEVIKKSFTPEFRNRLDTIIQFGRLSHEVIKSVVDKFLTELQAQLEDKRVLLEVTDAARSWLAAGGYDSAMGARPMARLIQDKIKRPLAEEILFGELAEHGGVVHIDIKDGELTFDFETTAEMA; via the coding sequence ATGTTAAACCGCGAGCTCGAAGTCACCCTCAATCTTGCCTTCAAGGAGGCTCGTTCGAAGCGTCATGAGTTCATGACCGTCGAACACCTGCTGCTGGCCCTATTGGACAATGAGGCTGCCGCCACCGTATTGCGTGCCTGCGGCGCAAACCTCGACAAACTCAAGCACGACCTGCAGGAGTTCATCGACTCCACCACGCCGCTGATCCCCGTCCATGACGAAGATCGCGAAACCCAGCCAACCCTGGGCTTCCAGCGTGTGCTGCAACGTGCTGTCTTTCATGTACAGAGCTCGGGCAAGCGCGAAGTAACCGGCGCCAATGTGCTGGTTGCAATCTTCAGTGAGCAAGAGAGTCAGGCAGTGTTCCTGCTGAAACAGCAGAGCGTTGCACGCATTGATGTCGTCAACTATATCGCCCATGGCATTTCCAAGGTGCCGGGGCATGGCGATCACTCTGAAGGTGAACAAGATATGCAGGACGACGAGGGCGGTGAGTCTTCTTCTTCAGGCAATCCGCTGGATGCGTATGCCAGCAACCTCAACGAACTCGCACGCCAGGGCCGGATCGATCCGCTGGTCGGGCGTGAAACGGAAGTCGAGCGGGTCGCGCAGATTCTCGCGCGTCGTCGCAAGAACAATCCGCTGCTGGTGGGCGAGGCGGGCGTGGGTAAAACCGCGATTGCCGAAGGCCTGGCCAAGCGCATTGTCGACAACCAGGTGCCGGATCTGCTGGCCAACAGCGTTGTTTATTCCCTTGATCTGGGCGCCTTGCTCGCGGGCACCAAGTATCGCGGTGATTTCGAGAAGCGCTTCAAGGCGTTGCTCAACGAACTGAAAAAACGTCCGCAGGCGATCCTGTTTATCGACGAGATCCACACCATTATCGGTGCGGGTGCTGCGTCCGGTGGCGTCATGGATGCCTCGAACCTGCTCAAGCCGCTGCTGTCGTCTGGTGACATTCGTTGCATCGGTTCGACTACGTTCCAGGAGTTCCGTGGCATCTTCGAGAAAGACCGTGCTCTGGCGCGTCGCTTCCAGAAGGTTGATGTGGTCGAGCCGTCGGTGGAAGACACCATCGGTATCCTGCGTGGCCTGAAAGGGCGTTTCGAACAGCACCACAATATCGAATACAGCGATGAGTCGCTGCGCGCCGCTGCAGAACTGGCTTCGCGCTACATCAATGACCGGCATATGCCGGACAAGGCTATCGATGTGATCGACGAGGCGGGCGCCTATCAGCGTCTGCAACCGGTCGAGAAGCGTGTGAAACGCATCGAAGTGCCGCAGGTCGAGGATATCGTGGCGAAGATCGCTCGGATTCCGCCGAAGCACGTCACCAGTTCCGACAAGGAACTGCTGCGTAACCTCGAGCGTGATCTGAAGCTGACGGTGTTTGGTCAGGACGCAGCGATCGATTCGCTGTCGACTGCGATCAAGCTGTCCCGTGCCGGTCTCAAGTCGCCGGACAAACCGGTCGGTTCGTTCCTGTTCGCCGGGCCTACCGGTGTCGGTAAAACCGAGGCTGCGCGCCAATTGGCCAAGGCTTTGGGGATCGAACTGGTTCGCTTCGACATGTCCGAGTACATGGAGCGCCATACCGTGTCGCGTCTGATCGGTGCGCCTCCGGGTTATGTCGGTTTCGACCAGGGCGGTCTATTGACCGAAGCGATCACCAAGCAACCGCATTGCGTATTGCTGCTCGATGAAATCGAGAAGGCGCATCCGGAAGTCTTCAACCTGCTGCTGCAGGTGATGGACCACGGCACGCTGACCGATAACAACGGACGCAAGGCGGATTTCCGCAATGTGATCGTGATCATGACCACCAACGCCGGTGCTGAAACGGCGGCACGCGCTTCGATCGGTTTCACCCATCAGGATCATTCGTCTGATGCGATGGAAGTGATCAAGAAGAGCTTCACGCCGGAATTCCGCAACCGTCTGGATACCATCATTCAATTTGGTCGCCTCAGTCATGAGGTCATCAAAAGCGTGGTGGACAAATTCCTCACTGAGCTTCAGGCGCAGCTGGAAGACAAGCGTGTGCTTCTGGAAGTTACCGACGCGGCGCGCAGCTGGCTGGCGGCCGGTGGCTACGATTCGGCCATGGGTGCTCGTCCGATGGCGCGTCTGATCCAGGACAAGATCAAGCGTCCGCTGGCGGAGGAGATTCTGTTTGGCGAATTGGCCGAGCATGGCGGTGTGGTGCACATCGACATCAAGGATGGTGAGCTGACGTTTGACTTCGAAACCACTGCAGAAATGGCCTGA
- the clpS gene encoding ATP-dependent Clp protease adapter ClpS yields MHAISQIRLTFNQDRPLLQKDLPQEHDDDSAGVAVQEAKPALQAPPMYKVVLFNDDYTPMDFVVEVLEVFFNLNRELATKVMLAVHTEGRAVCGVFTRDIAETKAMQVNQYARESQHPLLCEIEKDG; encoded by the coding sequence ATGCATGCAATCAGCCAGATTCGACTAACATTCAATCAGGATCGCCCGCTTCTCCAAAAGGATCTTCCACAGGAGCACGACGACGATTCGGCAGGCGTTGCTGTTCAGGAAGCAAAGCCTGCGTTACAGGCGCCGCCGATGTACAAGGTGGTTTTGTTCAATGATGACTACACACCGATGGATTTCGTCGTCGAAGTGCTCGAGGTGTTTTTTAACCTGAATCGCGAGCTGGCGACCAAGGTCATGCTGGCCGTCCACACAGAAGGGCGGGCAGTATGTGGAGTGTTTACCCGCGACATCGCCGAGACAAAGGCCATGCAGGTCAACCAGTACGCCAGGGAAAGCCAGCATCCGCTACTCTGTGAAATCGAGAAGGACGGTTAA
- a CDS encoding cold shock domain-containing protein, whose amino-acid sequence MAVGKVKWFNNAKGFGFINTDSREGKDEDGKEIDFFAHYSAIEMDGYKTLKAGQIVKFEIVQGPKGLHATKIQNAEPAKDAVSATVQHQSVTS is encoded by the coding sequence ATGGCTGTCGGCAAGGTGAAATGGTTCAACAATGCCAAGGGGTTCGGTTTCATCAATACCGATTCCCGCGAGGGGAAGGATGAAGATGGCAAGGAGATTGATTTCTTTGCACACTACTCCGCCATTGAAATGGACGGATACAAAACCCTCAAAGCCGGGCAAATCGTCAAATTCGAGATCGTGCAAGGCCCTAAAGGGCTGCACGCCACAAAAATTCAGAATGCCGAGCCTGCGAAAGATGCCGTCTCGGCCACCGTTCAGCATCAATCAGTGACCAGCTGA
- the icd gene encoding NADP-dependent isocitrate dehydrogenase, protein MGYKKIQVPAVGDKITVNADHSLNVPDNPIIPFIEGDGIGVDVSPVMIKVVDAAVAKAYGGKRKISWMEVYAGEKATQVYDQDTWLPQETLDAVKDYVVSIKGPLTTPVGGGIRSLNVALRQQLDLYVCLRPVVWFEGVPSPVKKPGDVDMVIFRENSEDIYAGIEWKAGSPEATKVIKFLKEEMGVTKIRFDQDCGIGIKPVSKEGTKRLVRKALQYVVDNDRKSLTIVHKGNIMKFTEGAFKDWGYEVARDEFGAELLDGGPWMKFKNPKTGREVIVKDAIADAMLQQILLRPAEYDVIATLNLNGDYLSDALAAEVGGIGIAPGANLSDTVAMFEATHGTAPKYAGKDQVNPGSVILSAEMMLRHLGWTEAADLIIKGTNGAIKAKTVTYDFERLMEGATLVSSSGFGEAIVKHM, encoded by the coding sequence ATGGGTTACAAGAAGATTCAGGTTCCAGCCGTCGGCGACAAAATCACCGTCAACGCAGACCATTCTCTCAATGTCCCTGATAACCCGATCATTCCCTTCATCGAAGGTGACGGCATTGGCGTCGACGTCAGCCCTGTGATGATCAAAGTGGTTGATGCTGCCGTGGCCAAGGCCTACGGGGGCAAGCGCAAGATTTCCTGGATGGAGGTTTATGCTGGCGAAAAAGCAACTCAAGTCTACGACCAGGACACCTGGCTGCCCCAGGAAACCCTGGACGCCGTTAAAGATTACGTCGTTTCCATCAAGGGCCCGCTGACCACCCCGGTCGGTGGCGGTATTCGCTCCCTCAACGTGGCCCTGCGTCAGCAACTCGATCTCTATGTCTGTCTGCGTCCGGTGGTGTGGTTCGAAGGCGTACCGAGCCCGGTGAAAAAGCCCGGTGACGTCGACATGGTGATCTTCCGCGAGAACTCCGAAGACATTTATGCCGGTATCGAATGGAAGGCCGGCTCCCCTGAGGCCACCAAGGTCATCAAATTCCTGAAAGAAGAAATGGGCGTCACCAAGATCCGTTTCGACCAGGATTGCGGTATCGGCATCAAGCCGGTTTCGAAAGAAGGCACCAAGCGTCTGGTGCGCAAGGCCCTGCAATACGTAGTGGACAACGACCGCAAGTCGCTGACCATCGTGCACAAGGGCAACATCATGAAATTCACCGAAGGTGCCTTCAAGGACTGGGGCTACGAGGTGGCGCGGGATGAGTTTGGCGCCGAGTTGCTGGATGGCGGCCCGTGGATGAAATTCAAGAACCCGAAAACCGGCCGTGAAGTCATCGTCAAGGACGCCATCGCCGACGCCATGCTCCAGCAGATCCTGCTGCGCCCGGCCGAATACGATGTGATTGCCACCCTTAACTTGAACGGTGACTACCTCTCTGACGCCCTGGCGGCGGAAGTGGGCGGAATCGGTATCGCGCCGGGTGCCAACCTGTCCGACACCGTGGCCATGTTCGAGGCGACCCACGGTACTGCGCCGAAGTATGCCGGCAAGGACCAGGTAAACCCGGGTTCGGTAATCCTGTCGGCGGAAATGATGCTGCGCCACCTGGGCTGGACCGAAGCGGCTGACCTGATCATCAAGGGCACCAACGGCGCGATCAAGGCCAAGACTGTGACCTACGACTTCGAACGTCTGATGGAAGGCGCCACGCTGGTGTCGTCGTCGGGCTTCGGTGAGGCGATCGTCAAGCACATGTAA